From a region of the Salinispira pacifica genome:
- a CDS encoding peptide ABC transporter substrate-binding protein, with product MHTKTLQRIFQHSKGLLASPLMFLLLFTAFLLSSGVQAFGDESTEDEDQTSSFIMSLLPSNIEFNPLYTYSSLEAQVYSALFEGLVSYDPFSLEPIPGVARRWEILEEGTLYRFHLRQGARYWNGDTVRAEDFRDTWLKLLDPETDAPFAFLLDPVVNAREYRRGRLEEGEKPAIRVVDSRTLEVELHSPAQHFLSILAHQSLVPVHPDALEVRDWSGFDSPPGNGPYYIVEQDESHIRMKRNELYWDRRNSHYDEIIIEFNENHTATTRRFNSGEIHWIYSGFDLSELNLANSLQITPQFSTSYYFINSRKPPFDDPRIREALLKLLPLEQIRSDEVHFVPATTLVPQIPGYPDVEGIEQTDAQRAQTLLEEAGYPSGDGLPDLNIVLTPGSESRRVSELMKTAWEEQLDVQVRVEFIDFARYQRELKDSGFTVGSLSWIGDYADPMSFLQMWDSDSSINDAGYSDDTYDRLLTESNSLTGLSRYEKLAEAEQHLLDSSILLPVNHSPAIHLVNLDAVGGWYPNPLDIHPFKYLYEIKLTPPSNIAGNQ from the coding sequence TTGCATACGAAAACATTACAGCGCATATTTCAGCATTCAAAGGGCCTGCTGGCCAGCCCCCTTATGTTTCTTCTGTTGTTTACCGCATTCCTTCTTAGTTCAGGAGTGCAAGCATTTGGAGACGAATCCACAGAGGATGAAGACCAGACCTCAAGCTTTATCATGAGTCTTCTCCCTTCAAATATTGAATTCAACCCATTGTACACCTACTCTTCCCTGGAAGCGCAGGTGTACAGCGCATTATTCGAGGGGCTGGTATCATACGACCCCTTTTCCCTTGAGCCCATTCCCGGCGTCGCCCGGCGATGGGAAATTCTGGAAGAAGGTACACTGTACCGCTTCCATCTCAGACAAGGGGCCAGATACTGGAATGGTGATACGGTTCGGGCCGAGGATTTTCGTGACACATGGCTGAAACTGCTGGACCCGGAAACCGATGCTCCCTTTGCCTTTCTGTTGGATCCAGTGGTCAACGCCCGGGAATACCGCAGAGGTAGACTGGAAGAAGGTGAAAAACCCGCGATCCGGGTTGTGGACAGTCGGACGCTGGAAGTGGAGCTGCACAGTCCTGCACAGCATTTTCTCTCCATATTGGCCCACCAGAGCCTGGTCCCCGTACACCCCGACGCATTGGAGGTCCGGGACTGGTCAGGTTTTGATTCTCCCCCGGGGAACGGTCCGTACTATATTGTTGAACAGGATGAATCACATATCCGCATGAAACGAAATGAGCTGTATTGGGATAGAAGAAACTCCCATTACGATGAAATTATTATTGAGTTCAACGAAAATCATACGGCAACCACCAGAAGATTCAACTCCGGCGAAATCCACTGGATCTACAGCGGGTTTGATCTCAGCGAGCTCAATCTTGCCAATTCCCTGCAGATAACCCCCCAGTTCTCAACCAGCTATTATTTCATTAATTCACGAAAACCGCCCTTCGATGATCCGCGCATCAGGGAAGCCCTGCTGAAGCTGCTTCCCCTGGAACAGATTCGCAGCGATGAGGTGCATTTTGTTCCAGCCACCACTCTTGTACCCCAAATTCCCGGATATCCGGATGTGGAAGGTATAGAACAAACGGATGCCCAGAGAGCCCAAACCTTGCTTGAGGAAGCAGGATATCCCTCGGGAGACGGCCTGCCCGATCTCAACATCGTTCTCACTCCCGGCAGCGAGAGCCGAAGGGTTTCAGAACTGATGAAAACCGCCTGGGAGGAACAGCTTGATGTACAGGTACGGGTTGAATTTATCGATTTTGCACGCTATCAGCGGGAACTGAAAGACAGCGGTTTCACCGTGGGGTCATTATCCTGGATAGGCGATTATGCTGATCCCATGAGTTTTCTGCAGATGTGGGACAGTGACAGCAGCATCAATGACGCCGGCTACAGCGATGATACATACGATCGTCTTCTTACAGAAAGCAATTCCCTCACCGGTCTCTCCAGATATGAAAAACTTGCCGAAGCCGAACAGCATTTGCTGGACAGCTCAATTCTCCTTCCGGTGAATCACAGTCCTGCCATCCATCTGGTAAACCTTGATGCGGTGGGCGGATGGTATCCCAATCCTCTGGATATCCATCCGTTTAAGTATCTGTACGAAATCAAACTTACCCCGCCCTCCAACATCGCAGGGAATCAATAA
- a CDS encoding CarD family transcriptional regulator, whose translation MSTTFKVDQQVVYPTHGVGQITEIKERMFKGEPTPYYTIYIEVSDMTIMIPVNKAEERGIRAIVPKSEAEKALKLIEGEYEVAPADWKMRYEMNRQLLLKGSVTDIAQVVQTLYHRSKIKELPILERKLYDSAIKLLVDELSISLKKDRTHIEEMIFERLETEPETPEVEEEAPKTVEDDFDAGVDEDDIEVNEEG comes from the coding sequence ATGTCCACCACCTTTAAGGTAGATCAGCAGGTAGTATACCCGACACACGGAGTAGGTCAAATCACCGAAATTAAAGAACGCATGTTCAAAGGTGAACCCACACCGTATTACACCATTTATATTGAAGTCAGCGATATGACCATCATGATTCCCGTCAACAAGGCAGAAGAGCGCGGAATCAGAGCCATTGTTCCTAAATCCGAGGCGGAAAAAGCGCTGAAGCTCATCGAAGGGGAGTATGAAGTCGCCCCTGCTGACTGGAAAATGCGCTACGAAATGAACCGTCAGCTGCTTCTGAAAGGAAGCGTTACCGACATTGCGCAGGTGGTACAGACCCTGTACCATCGATCCAAAATCAAGGAACTCCCCATCCTGGAGCGGAAACTCTACGACTCGGCAATCAAATTGCTGGTAGACGAGCTCAGCATCTCCCTGAAAAAAGACCGAACACACATTGAGGAAATGATCTTTGAACGTCTGGAAACAGAACCGGAAACCCCGGAGGTTGAAGAGGAAGCACCCAAGACTGTAGAAGATGATTTTGATGCAGGTGTGGATGAAGATGATATCGAGGTGAACGAGGAAGGCTGA
- the fusA gene encoding elongation factor G produces the protein MSDAIKKMRNIGISAHIDSGKTTLTERILFYCDRIHAIHEVRGKDGVGATMDSMELEKERGITIASAATHVTWKDTPINIIDTPGHVDFTIEVERSLRVLDGAILVLSGVEGVQSQSITVDRQMKRYNVPRIAFINKLDRTGSNPYKVKDQLIDKLDHNAVLMQIPIGLEDKHVGVVDLIEMKAIYFDGDAGEKLRIEDIPEDLQAEAEQRREELIDAASLFDDELAEAFLEGEVSSDMLHRAVRAGTLSMEMTPVFMGSAYKNKGVQPLLNAVTAYLPSPLDIENKALDLNNNEEEVSLVSDPEEKTVALAFKLEDGQYGQLTYIRVYQGSVKKGTDLYNIRTKKKFKVGRLIKMHSNHMEDIEEAWAGEIAALFGVDCASGDTFCDNSINYSMTSMYVPEPVISLSVEPVDKSAADKMAKAMNRFTKEDPTFRSYVDPESNQTIIQGMGELHLDVYVERMKREYKAEVKTGMPQVSYREAISTSADFNYTHKKQTGGSGQFGRVAGFIEPLEEGDFEFVNKIKGGVIPQEYIPSCEKGFKKGLEKGTQVGFPIVGVRVTINDGSTHPVDSSDNAFQAAALGAFRETYNKCKPIILEPIMKVVVEGPTEFQGNIFGTINQRRGVIVASNEDGAFTSVEAEVPLSEMFGYSTTLRSSTQGKAEFSMEFLKYGRVPNSVADELKKEYEEKRKAEQN, from the coding sequence ATGAGTGATGCTATTAAAAAAATGCGCAATATCGGTATTAGCGCCCATATTGACTCAGGAAAGACCACACTTACCGAACGAATTCTTTTCTATTGTGACCGGATTCATGCAATCCACGAAGTCCGGGGAAAGGACGGTGTCGGTGCGACCATGGACTCCATGGAGCTTGAAAAAGAACGTGGTATTACCATTGCATCAGCGGCGACCCATGTAACATGGAAAGATACGCCCATCAATATTATTGATACCCCGGGACACGTTGACTTTACCATTGAGGTGGAGCGTTCACTCCGGGTTCTTGACGGTGCCATTCTGGTGCTCTCCGGTGTAGAAGGCGTTCAGTCCCAGTCAATTACCGTTGACCGTCAGATGAAGCGCTACAATGTTCCCCGGATTGCTTTCATCAACAAGCTGGACCGGACCGGTTCCAATCCCTACAAGGTGAAGGATCAGCTGATTGATAAGCTTGACCATAATGCAGTTCTCATGCAGATCCCCATTGGTCTTGAAGACAAGCATGTTGGTGTGGTTGATCTGATCGAAATGAAAGCCATCTATTTCGACGGTGATGCCGGTGAAAAACTGCGCATCGAAGATATCCCTGAAGATCTGCAGGCGGAAGCCGAGCAGCGCCGGGAAGAACTGATTGATGCTGCTTCACTGTTTGATGATGAACTGGCAGAAGCCTTTCTTGAAGGCGAGGTAAGCAGCGATATGCTTCACCGGGCGGTTCGTGCAGGTACACTGAGCATGGAAATGACTCCGGTGTTCATGGGATCCGCGTACAAAAACAAAGGTGTACAGCCCCTTCTCAATGCGGTTACCGCTTATCTGCCCAGCCCTCTTGATATTGAGAACAAAGCTCTTGACTTGAATAATAACGAAGAAGAAGTATCCCTCGTATCTGATCCTGAAGAAAAAACCGTTGCCCTGGCGTTTAAGCTTGAAGACGGTCAGTACGGTCAGCTGACCTACATCCGTGTCTATCAGGGATCTGTTAAGAAAGGTACAGACCTTTACAATATCCGGACCAAAAAGAAGTTCAAGGTAGGTCGTCTGATCAAGATGCATTCCAATCATATGGAAGATATTGAAGAAGCATGGGCGGGTGAAATTGCAGCCCTTTTCGGTGTGGACTGTGCTTCCGGCGATACCTTCTGTGACAACAGCATCAACTATTCAATGACATCCATGTATGTTCCCGAACCGGTTATCTCTCTCTCTGTAGAGCCGGTTGATAAGAGTGCCGCGGATAAAATGGCCAAGGCTATGAACCGTTTCACCAAAGAAGACCCCACGTTCCGTTCCTATGTGGATCCTGAATCCAATCAGACCATTATTCAGGGCATGGGAGAGCTTCACCTTGACGTATACGTTGAACGGATGAAACGTGAATATAAAGCCGAAGTGAAAACCGGTATGCCCCAGGTTTCATATCGGGAAGCGATCTCCACATCAGCTGATTTCAACTATACCCATAAGAAGCAGACCGGTGGTTCCGGACAGTTCGGCCGGGTTGCCGGGTTTATCGAGCCTCTGGAAGAGGGCGACTTCGAGTTTGTAAACAAGATCAAGGGTGGTGTGATTCCCCAGGAATACATTCCGTCCTGTGAAAAAGGTTTCAAGAAGGGTCTTGAAAAGGGTACTCAGGTAGGATTCCCCATCGTGGGTGTACGGGTAACCATCAATGACGGATCAACTCACCCCGTTGACTCTTCAGACAATGCGTTCCAGGCAGCTGCTCTGGGAGCATTCCGGGAAACCTACAACAAATGTAAGCCGATCATTCTGGAACCAATCATGAAAGTCGTTGTAGAAGGTCCCACCGAGTTTCAGGGAAATATCTTCGGAACCATCAACCAGCGACGTGGTGTTATCGTAGCCTCCAATGAAGATGGAGCATTCACCAGTGTTGAAGCTGAAGTGCCGCTGAGCGAAATGTTCGGGTATTCCACCACTCTCCGGTCTTCTACCCAGGGTAAGGCGGAGTTCTCAATGGAATTTCTCAAGTACGGACGTGTTCCCAACAGCGTAGCTGACGAGCTGAAGAAAGAGTACGAAGAAAAGAGAAAAGCTGAACAGAACTAA
- a CDS encoding DUF72 domain-containing protein — translation MKAYPQLHIGTSGYSYKDWVGPVYPEGTPQSRYLEEYQQHFSFTEVNSSYYHIPSPDMCSSLVRRSGSGFRFTIKAHQSFTHPGSPGPGTGGDTDQRGSAPNSRGWGISGEFTGNLEKYLHGIAPLANSGKLLGVLAQFPYSFHYTKANRQFLADAIGLFRERASFIMKVPRLLLEFRGAEWNRVSVFRGLEEYKAFPVFSDTPALEKLPGHLTCEKWLNTRSSTSGSNESKSCPGAAVRLHGRNSSNWWQGNNVSRYDYLYSPEEIQEIAGEIQRIAAALPGEDGLLIISFNNHHKGQAVQNARELANTLNLIDPETPGVS, via the coding sequence ATGAAAGCATATCCGCAGCTCCATATCGGCACCTCAGGCTATTCCTACAAGGACTGGGTGGGCCCGGTGTACCCGGAAGGAACCCCTCAAAGCAGGTATCTGGAAGAGTACCAGCAGCACTTTTCGTTTACCGAGGTCAACAGCAGCTATTACCATATTCCCTCCCCTGATATGTGCAGTTCGCTGGTTCGCCGAAGCGGCAGCGGCTTCCGTTTTACCATCAAGGCCCATCAGTCGTTCACCCATCCGGGCTCCCCGGGCCCGGGCACAGGAGGAGACACTGATCAGAGGGGATCAGCGCCGAATTCCAGAGGATGGGGGATTTCCGGGGAATTCACCGGAAACCTGGAAAAATATCTTCATGGAATCGCCCCTCTGGCAAACTCCGGTAAACTCCTGGGCGTACTGGCACAGTTTCCCTACAGCTTCCACTATACCAAAGCAAACCGTCAGTTTCTTGCGGATGCCATCGGCCTGTTCCGTGAACGTGCCAGTTTCATCATGAAAGTCCCCCGACTCCTGCTGGAGTTCCGGGGCGCTGAATGGAACCGTGTTTCGGTGTTCAGAGGATTGGAAGAGTATAAGGCCTTCCCGGTGTTTTCCGACACACCGGCGCTGGAGAAACTGCCTGGCCACCTGACCTGCGAAAAATGGCTGAACACCCGCAGCAGCACCAGCGGCAGCAATGAAAGCAAAAGCTGCCCCGGGGCGGCGGTACGGCTTCACGGACGGAATTCCTCCAACTGGTGGCAGGGAAATAATGTAAGCAGATACGATTATCTGTACTCACCGGAAGAGATACAGGAAATAGCCGGTGAAATACAACGGATCGCCGCAGCCCTGCCCGGAGAAGACGGACTGTTGATCATCAGTTTCAACAATCATCACAAAGGTCAGGCGGTGCAGAATGCCCGGGAACTGGCAAACACGCTGAATCTTATTGACCCGGAAACCCCGGGGGTGTCATAG
- a CDS encoding DMT family transporter has protein sequence MTADVLLMLLGQLAAAISIFFIKASQLSPGYLAAYRLFFTVIIMSPWFFRDLKKLGAADGENGTIQGCSAVNLLLFLVRRSLFPGIMLGLHFIFWNTGARMTLAANATLFVNMTPVFMPLVIFVLTRERPSLPELLATAVALSGALLLTLGDISLGTDHLLGDIFSFVSMLFMTVYLALSRKNRALPFWYYISGVYFFGGIVAFLGSAVMGHNPMGGRGPVEIIPVMGLSLVSTILGHNLINRAMRSIPSQIVGVGQLSQFIWAGLIAWVVFGELPEPLFYPSMLLIAGGTLLMIYIHSKPRENIQHGRSLP, from the coding sequence ATGACAGCAGACGTGCTGCTCATGCTGCTGGGGCAGCTTGCTGCGGCCATTTCCATTTTTTTTATTAAGGCGTCTCAGCTTTCTCCGGGGTATCTGGCGGCATACCGTCTTTTTTTCACGGTAATCATCATGTCGCCCTGGTTTTTCCGGGATCTGAAAAAGCTGGGAGCAGCGGATGGGGAGAACGGAACCATTCAGGGCTGCAGCGCGGTAAACCTGCTGCTGTTTCTGGTGCGCCGCAGCCTGTTTCCCGGAATTATGCTGGGTCTTCATTTCATTTTCTGGAATACCGGAGCCCGGATGACCCTGGCGGCGAACGCAACCCTGTTCGTAAACATGACACCGGTATTTATGCCCCTGGTGATATTTGTTCTCACCCGGGAAAGACCGTCGTTACCGGAACTGCTGGCAACGGCAGTGGCGCTGAGCGGTGCGCTTCTGTTAACTCTGGGAGATATTTCCCTGGGAACGGATCATCTGCTGGGAGATATATTCTCCTTTGTGTCCATGCTGTTCATGACAGTCTACCTTGCCCTCTCCCGGAAAAACCGGGCTCTTCCGTTCTGGTATTACATCAGCGGAGTGTATTTTTTCGGGGGAATTGTGGCGTTCCTGGGCAGTGCAGTAATGGGGCACAACCCCATGGGAGGCAGGGGGCCGGTGGAAATCATTCCGGTCATGGGGCTCAGCCTGGTCTCCACCATTTTAGGACACAATCTCATTAACCGGGCCATGCGGAGCATCCCCAGTCAGATTGTGGGCGTAGGGCAGCTCAGCCAATTCATCTGGGCCGGGCTTATCGCATGGGTCGTGTTCGGTGAACTGCCCGAACCTCTGTTCTACCCGTCAATGCTGCTTATTGCAGGGGGCACCTTGTTGATGATATATATCCATTCAAAACCCAGGGAGAATATACAGCATGGACGTAGTCTGCCTTGA
- the thrH gene encoding bifunctional phosphoserine phosphatase/homoserine phosphotransferase ThrH: MDVVCLDLEGVLIPEIWLNLAERSGISELKRTTRDEPDYNKLMAGRLEILRRHGLGISDIQDVISHLEPLPGAADFLEKLRQERQVIILSDTFNQFAKPLMKQLDWPTLFCNDLEIDSTGEVKNFHLRQENGKLNAVRAFQSMNLKVLAAGDSYNDLNMILHADKGAFFLPPEQITREHPEIPVFHEYPDFLDFILSS; encoded by the coding sequence ATGGACGTAGTCTGCCTTGACCTCGAAGGGGTCCTCATACCGGAAATCTGGCTCAACCTCGCAGAACGCAGCGGAATTTCCGAACTGAAACGAACAACCCGGGACGAACCGGATTACAACAAACTCATGGCCGGCAGACTTGAAATTCTCCGCCGTCATGGTCTGGGAATCTCGGACATTCAGGATGTCATCTCACATTTGGAGCCCCTTCCCGGGGCGGCGGATTTCCTGGAAAAACTGAGACAGGAGCGGCAGGTAATTATCCTTTCCGACACATTCAATCAGTTCGCCAAACCCCTGATGAAGCAGCTGGATTGGCCCACGCTCTTCTGCAACGACCTTGAAATCGACTCAACCGGTGAAGTGAAGAATTTCCACCTCCGTCAGGAAAACGGAAAACTCAACGCAGTACGAGCTTTTCAGAGCATGAATCTGAAGGTTCTTGCCGCCGGGGATTCATACAATGATTTGAATATGATTCTGCATGCCGATAAGGGAGCATTCTTTCTGCCTCCGGAGCAAATCACCCGGGAGCACCCGGAAATACCGGTGTTTCATGAATATCCGGATTTCCTGGATTTCATTCTCAGCTCGTAA
- a CDS encoding sensor histidine kinase: MINQAGEDMLRAIPGIRLETGESSFLTAIHRDQRLRFEAHLVECVSRSHAELKDLRMGHDDDSPLWLRLNSVCISPPPGKAQASGEQRLILSSGVNVSESRRNQDALLLARNQAEKARKQQSVFLGQISHEIQSPLKDLSQISDLLREAVQEERLNAAEDLSQTIGSISKNLGTIVNDLLDLSLMDENKLELRSRPFSLLEVLDELEQLNRPLAEKRGLGFYVRKNMSTEGMFQGDERRIRQVLNILITNALEYTGEGQVDIILREDELSDYLSEISIEVRDTGPGIPPRIHHELWEGIYSEKEHGTGVGLPIAKRLTRLMRGQIYFETARNIGTSFFFTIPLTRFTGDSNLKILEARQNRLKNLRILAGISRGSSWQGLLSSLGEDGHMVVSSHDGSEVASLLELNTFDVILLDSYPEMVHNRDVADKISESVHSEESFPVLIQLGTGEANSTANPPRHILPPNSSSLDLYRILTGIL; encoded by the coding sequence ATGATTAATCAGGCTGGAGAAGATATGCTTCGCGCCATCCCGGGTATTCGACTTGAAACCGGTGAAAGCAGTTTCCTCACTGCCATTCACCGGGATCAACGCCTCCGTTTTGAAGCTCATCTTGTGGAATGTGTCAGCCGCAGCCATGCGGAACTGAAAGACCTCCGCATGGGACATGACGATGATTCCCCTCTGTGGCTCCGATTGAACTCCGTCTGCATCAGCCCGCCGCCGGGCAAGGCTCAGGCATCCGGTGAGCAAAGACTGATTCTCAGTTCCGGCGTGAATGTGAGCGAGAGTCGGCGCAACCAGGACGCACTCCTGCTGGCCCGGAATCAGGCTGAAAAAGCCCGCAAACAGCAGTCTGTTTTCCTGGGACAGATCAGCCATGAGATTCAAAGCCCCCTGAAGGACCTCTCACAAATCAGTGATCTGCTCAGAGAAGCGGTTCAGGAAGAACGGCTCAATGCTGCGGAAGACCTCAGTCAGACAATCGGCAGTATCAGCAAAAACCTGGGAACTATTGTGAACGATCTTCTTGACCTGTCTCTCATGGATGAGAACAAGCTTGAGCTTCGTTCACGGCCGTTTTCTTTGCTGGAAGTTCTGGACGAGCTTGAGCAGCTGAACCGTCCCCTGGCCGAGAAACGTGGACTGGGATTCTATGTCAGGAAGAACATGAGTACTGAAGGGATGTTCCAGGGAGATGAACGGCGGATCCGCCAGGTTCTGAATATTTTGATAACCAATGCACTGGAATACACCGGGGAGGGACAGGTTGATATTATCCTCAGAGAGGATGAACTCAGCGACTATCTTTCGGAAATCAGCATAGAAGTCCGTGACACCGGTCCCGGCATCCCTCCGCGAATACATCATGAACTGTGGGAAGGCATATACAGTGAGAAGGAACACGGCACAGGAGTAGGCCTCCCCATTGCCAAGCGGCTCACCCGCCTCATGCGGGGCCAGATCTACTTTGAAACTGCTAGGAACATCGGGACCAGTTTCTTTTTCACCATTCCTCTCACCCGGTTCACCGGAGACTCAAATCTGAAGATCCTTGAAGCACGGCAGAACCGGCTGAAAAACCTCCGTATTCTTGCAGGGATCAGCCGTGGAAGCTCATGGCAGGGTCTGCTTTCAAGTCTTGGCGAAGACGGTCATATGGTGGTTTCCAGCCACGACGGATCTGAAGTGGCCTCTCTTTTGGAGCTGAATACATTTGATGTAATTCTTCTGGACAGCTATCCGGAAATGGTTCACAACCGGGATGTTGCAGATAAGATCAGCGAATCGGTGCACTCGGAAGAATCTTTTCCGGTGCTTATCCAACTGGGTACCGGGGAAGCGAACTCTACAGCCAATCCCCCCCGGCACATCCTTCCGCCAAACAGCAGCAGCCTTGACCTCTACCGGATACTCACTGGAATTCTCTGA
- a CDS encoding DUF6909 family protein produces the protein MEDDRTILIHFLEDVIPFRFLPGKKLLELSEKMVPVAGSAGGILSLAGDGGIRPESASEPGIVFVLKGSLQLLEQREDGTLEIRDRLGSGRFLGEWELLFGGTRGYSLRLENDCSLCFLDGSEFLSLIREYPPFARGLSSLLRDRQGVFQAFDRFRAELSRGIAFGHVDLEDLLPLYGDLNPALHPGASDADEPDPAALQYAVKRLPNNITRTFAFLLRDELPEEFSPPDRFFQPQPSPGRRRAVWEMLPGKNLVLLRSGLSDITDLITLMCLYATEARKLRKHMYAVSAFGYLKTWLEQPGTVDKKGVENRQQAEQLLARLGFNADMAGKLLSVWPGHSIQRLYEIAVHREMFSIDIRRQRNSYNSRRTESWTSQIRRAAEKLIGASPNDLDDDYPVHIVSSNTHSLTNCLNPWFREQGERIIQWAESSGHPVCGYRWKNRQDMMYALGRDFLQEHPEERDAFELRAREAGIVRLEKTLATGIEVQLIDGAKARGRGMDSLLPESASSDPCLIVNIDYAFGEQAEHILRNLILLFHRNIRSVNFLGKAGALAGRRGDILIPTSFIHQQGDELQAPIPPDRLQLQRLEAAIGAERVHPGPMVTVEGTLLQNRMMLNYYRHLWSAVGIEMEGSFYHHEVVEAQHSGLLPKDMPQRYFYYVSDLPLGTGHNLSTPMAAAEGVPPLYAVTREVLRGIWEDQ, from the coding sequence ATGGAAGATGACAGAACAATATTAATACATTTTCTTGAGGATGTGATCCCCTTTCGCTTTTTGCCCGGAAAAAAGCTGCTGGAACTCAGTGAAAAAATGGTTCCGGTGGCAGGAAGTGCCGGAGGAATTCTTTCTCTGGCGGGTGACGGCGGGATCAGACCGGAGTCGGCATCCGAACCGGGAATCGTATTTGTTCTCAAAGGATCCCTGCAGCTCCTGGAACAACGGGAGGATGGAACCCTGGAAATCAGGGACAGGCTGGGGAGCGGACGTTTCCTGGGAGAATGGGAGCTGCTGTTCGGGGGCACTCGGGGCTATAGTCTGCGCCTGGAAAATGACTGTTCCCTCTGCTTCCTGGACGGATCGGAATTTCTTTCCCTCATACGGGAGTATCCTCCCTTTGCCAGGGGGCTTTCCTCTCTCCTTAGAGACAGACAGGGAGTGTTTCAGGCCTTTGACCGTTTCCGGGCGGAGCTCAGCAGGGGAATAGCCTTCGGGCATGTGGATCTTGAGGATCTGCTGCCCCTCTATGGAGATTTAAATCCGGCCCTGCATCCCGGAGCGTCTGATGCGGACGAACCGGATCCCGCCGCCCTTCAGTATGCGGTGAAACGCCTTCCCAATAACATAACCCGGACTTTTGCCTTTCTTCTCAGGGATGAGCTCCCCGAGGAATTCTCCCCTCCTGACCGGTTTTTCCAGCCCCAGCCCAGTCCCGGGCGCCGGCGGGCGGTCTGGGAGATGCTTCCAGGGAAGAACCTGGTATTGCTGCGAAGCGGTCTCAGTGATATTACCGACCTGATTACCCTCATGTGTCTGTACGCCACGGAAGCCAGGAAGCTCCGCAAGCATATGTACGCAGTATCTGCCTTCGGATATCTGAAAACCTGGCTGGAACAGCCCGGGACGGTGGACAAAAAAGGTGTGGAGAACCGGCAGCAGGCGGAACAGCTGCTTGCCCGTCTTGGTTTCAATGCCGATATGGCCGGGAAACTTCTATCGGTGTGGCCGGGACACAGTATTCAGCGTCTCTATGAGATCGCCGTCCACCGTGAGATGTTCAGCATCGATATCCGAAGGCAGCGAAACAGTTACAACAGCAGGCGTACCGAATCCTGGACCTCCCAGATCAGGAGGGCGGCGGAAAAACTGATCGGAGCCTCCCCCAACGATCTTGACGATGATTACCCGGTTCATATTGTGAGCAGCAACACCCACTCGTTGACGAACTGTCTGAATCCATGGTTCAGGGAACAGGGGGAGCGCATTATTCAGTGGGCTGAAAGCTCGGGACATCCGGTATGCGGCTATCGCTGGAAGAATCGCCAGGATATGATGTACGCCCTGGGCAGGGACTTTCTTCAGGAACATCCTGAGGAACGGGATGCCTTTGAGCTGAGGGCGAGGGAGGCGGGAATTGTCCGGCTGGAAAAAACCTTGGCCACAGGAATAGAGGTTCAGCTGATAGACGGTGCCAAGGCCCGGGGCAGGGGGATGGACAGTCTGCTGCCCGAATCCGCTTCTTCCGATCCCTGTCTTATTGTGAATATCGATTATGCATTCGGAGAGCAGGCTGAGCATATCCTGAGAAATCTGATTCTTCTGTTTCACAGAAATATCCGCAGTGTGAATTTTCTTGGAAAGGCGGGAGCATTGGCGGGCCGGCGCGGTGATATTCTCATACCCACCAGTTTCATTCACCAGCAGGGAGATGAGCTCCAGGCGCCTATTCCCCCGGACCGGCTGCAGCTCCAGAGGCTGGAAGCAGCGATCGGCGCGGAGCGGGTACACCCCGGCCCCATGGTCACCGTTGAAGGCACCCTGCTTCAGAACCGGATGATGCTGAATTATTACCGTCATCTGTGGTCCGCCGTGGGAATAGAAATGGAGGGAAGTTTTTATCATCATGAAGTGGTTGAAGCCCAGCACAGCGGACTTCTTCCAAAAGACATGCCCCAGAGATATTTCTATTATGTTTCAGATCTTCCGTTGGGTACCGGTCACAACCTTTCCACCCCCATGGCTGCGGCAGAGGGAGTCCCTCCGCTGTATGCGGTGACCAGAGAAGTTCTCAGAGGAATTTGGGAAGATCAGTGA